A region of the Calditrichota bacterium genome:
TCCATCATTATTCCCAACTATAATTCAACCGCAATGCTCAACAAGTGCCTGGATGCACTCTTCAACCAGGACACAACCTGCAATTACGAAATCATTGTTGTGGACAGTTCGGATAAACCGGAGGAACGGGCTCTTTTGGACGCACTGCCCGACACCGTCAAACAGGTGCACCTGAAAAACAGAACCTATCCCGGAATCGCACGGAATATTGGTGTGGAATATGCCCGCGGAGACATTATCGCTTTCACCGACAGTGATTGTATCCCTGCTCAAAATTGGGTTGAATCGATCTGCGTGGCGCACCAAAAATATGAAAATAGTCTGATTGGCGGGGGAATCGGAAATGGAACCCCCGGGAATTATGTGGGAACGGCCGAATATATGCTCGAATTCGGTGATTTTATCCCTTCGTCGAAACAAAGAGAAGTGGAGAGTATTCCCACGTGCAATTTTTCGATTCGGCGGGATCTGTTCGTCAAGGTAGGGAAATTTGAAAATGTGATTAAAGGGAGTGACACACTTTTCTCCCATCAATTTCGGGAAAAAGGGTACAAGATTTACTTTATTCCATCTATTTTGTTAAATCACGTCAATCGATGTGATGCGAAAAGATTTTTTAAAAATCAAAGAGACCTTGGTCGGGGGGGACATGCGGTTCGTCGGGATTTTAAAAGTGTGCCGGGACATTTTTTGACGAAGAATAGAATATTCCCGGTGTTCATTTTACCGTTTAAAACGTACACATTTTTTAAAAAAGCCCTGCAGGGGGGCATACGCTCATTCCTTACGGCATTGTACACGTTCCCTTTGGTTTTTGGAGGGTTGTTTTTTTATGTGAAAGGATTTTTGGAGGGGTTCCGGGTTAAACCCACCCAGCCAGTGCCAGAAAATGTGCCGGAAAAATGAAGAACCGTGATACCTGGCAGCCCAGCAAATTTGTCTATCGAAACGGAAGATTAATTGCTTCTCGCGACGACAGGCAGGTGCGCGTGGGGTCCCGATTAATGGCCGATATGGTGGCCCGTTTTTACGATGAGAATTTGGAAAAATATGCTGCCGGAAAATTGCTGGACTTGGGATGCGGGAAGGTTCCCCTTTTTCAGGCTTACAGAGAGTTGGTTAAGGAAAATATTTGCGTCGATTGGGCAAATACCCTCCACAAAAACGAGTATATCGATTTTGAATGTGATTTGACACAGGCATTGCCCTTCCCGGACGAGGAATTCGACACCATTATTCTCTCCGATGTTTTGGAACACATTCCCAATCCGGAAAATCTCTGGAGAGAAATGGCCAGGATCCTTGCTAAAGGAGGCCATGTTTTTGTCAACACACCGTTTTATTATTTTATTCATGAAGAACCCCACGACTATTATCGATATACAGAATTTGCTTTGCGGCGGTTCGTTCAACTCGCCGGACTAAAACTGATTTATTTGCGCCCAATGGGTGGCATTCCGGAAATTCTTGCAGACCTTTTGGCAAAAACGATGCAAATCGTTCCCGGGGTGGGACGTTTTCTTGCGGGAGCGCTGGAGACAAGCATAGAGTTTTTAGGACGAACCTTTATTGGAAAGCGAATATCGACAAAAACAGGTCAGCACTTTCCTTTTGGCTATGCATTGATCGCCGAAAAAATATCGTAATTCGATTCTTCAACCGTTTTTTCCTCCTCTTTCATTGGCTTCCTTTTTCCCCTTCACTTTTTGTCGTCATGCTTACGGAATGAATGAAATTGTATCAGATCGGTCAGGTTTCATGTCGAAGATGAAAAAATCCATTGCCTACATTCTGTGGGAATTCCCCCTTCTGTCGGAAACATTTATCAGCAATGAAATTTTGTTTCTGAATCAAAAGCACAAATTGCCCGTTACGATTTTTTCAAATAAAAAGCCTCAAATCCACAAAGTGCACCAGGAGGCTCAGGCCCTTTTGGAGAAAACGACCTATTTGCCTCCCTTTCTTTCTTACCAAACGATTCAGGCGGCTTTGTATTTTTCTTTTGTGTATCCGCTTCGGGTTTTTCGGGTTCTTTTTCTGCTGCTAAAAATGATCCCGTTCCGATCCCCTCGGGTGATCCCCTATTTTTTGGCACAGAGTGGGTTTTGTTTGACAAAAGCCTTTTATGTGTCCAAAAAAATCATGGCCAATAAACCCACCCATCTTCATTCGCACTATGCGCAAAGCGCGGCTTTTATCACCCTGTTAACGTCGCAGTTGACCGGGGTTCCCTATTCGTTCACCATGCACGCTCACGATATTTTTACCAATCCCAACAAGCGGTTAATTGTTTGTTTAATTAAAAAAAGTCAATTTGCTGTAACGATTTCTCAATTCAATAAAGCCTATTTGGCACGTTTGGATCCCTCCTGTGCGGAGAAAATTCATGTGATTCATTGTGGAATTGATTTGTCCCGGTTTCATCCGGCTGAGCGCACCTCAAAGGCATCGGAAAAAATTCAGTTGCTGTCCGTGGCACGATTGGTAGGCAAAAAAGGGATCCCCCGGGTTGTCCGGGCATTAGCCCAACTCGACAAGAAAGAGGCCCTTGTTTACAAAATCATTGGTACAGGGCCCCAGGAAAACGAGTTAAGGGAATTGATTCAGGAAAAGAATTTGTCCGATTTTGTCCGGCTTATGGGTGCGCAAACCTCGTCGGTTGTCAAAAATGAATTGCTGCAGACAGATGTTTTTGTGCTTCCCTGCCAGGTCGACAAGGACGGAAACATGGATGGAATTCCGGTGGCGTTGATGGAGGCCATGGCCATGGAAATCCCTGTGTTGTCAACCCGATTGTCCGGTATCCCGGAGTTGGTCAAAGACGGGGCGGGCTTGTTGAGTGATCCGGATGATGAGGAGGCCCTGCTGAAGCATTTACAGACCCTTATTTCGATGAAAAAAGAAGAACGAGAAGAAATGGGAAAAATCGGACGAAGGATTATCGAAGAAGAGTTTAACATCGAAACAGAAACAAAAAAATTGGGAGACTTGTTTTAGTG
Encoded here:
- a CDS encoding colanic acid biosynthesis glycosyltransferase WcaL — translated: MSKMKKSIAYILWEFPLLSETFISNEILFLNQKHKLPVTIFSNKKPQIHKVHQEAQALLEKTTYLPPFLSYQTIQAALYFSFVYPLRVFRVLFLLLKMIPFRSPRVIPYFLAQSGFCLTKAFYVSKKIMANKPTHLHSHYAQSAAFITLLTSQLTGVPYSFTMHAHDIFTNPNKRLIVCLIKKSQFAVTISQFNKAYLARLDPSCAEKIHVIHCGIDLSRFHPAERTSKASEKIQLLSVARLVGKKGIPRVVRALAQLDKKEALVYKIIGTGPQENELRELIQEKNLSDFVRLMGAQTSSVVKNELLQTDVFVLPCQVDKDGNMDGIPVALMEAMAMEIPVLSTRLSGIPELVKDGAGLLSDPDDEEALLKHLQTLISMKKEEREEMGKIGRRIIEEEFNIETETKKLGDLF
- a CDS encoding class I SAM-dependent methyltransferase → MKNRDTWQPSKFVYRNGRLIASRDDRQVRVGSRLMADMVARFYDENLEKYAAGKLLDLGCGKVPLFQAYRELVKENICVDWANTLHKNEYIDFECDLTQALPFPDEEFDTIILSDVLEHIPNPENLWREMARILAKGGHVFVNTPFYYFIHEEPHDYYRYTEFALRRFVQLAGLKLIYLRPMGGIPEILADLLAKTMQIVPGVGRFLAGALETSIEFLGRTFIGKRISTKTGQHFPFGYALIAEKIS
- a CDS encoding glycosyltransferase; protein product: MPLIPEKSRQNIDVSIIIPNYNSTAMLNKCLDALFNQDTTCNYEIIVVDSSDKPEERALLDALPDTVKQVHLKNRTYPGIARNIGVEYARGDIIAFTDSDCIPAQNWVESICVAHQKYENSLIGGGIGNGTPGNYVGTAEYMLEFGDFIPSSKQREVESIPTCNFSIRRDLFVKVGKFENVIKGSDTLFSHQFREKGYKIYFIPSILLNHVNRCDAKRFFKNQRDLGRGGHAVRRDFKSVPGHFLTKNRIFPVFILPFKTYTFFKKALQGGIRSFLTALYTFPLVFGGLFFYVKGFLEGFRVKPTQPVPENVPEK